One window of Cohnella hashimotonis genomic DNA carries:
- a CDS encoding copper amine oxidase N-terminal domain-containing protein, translating to MNKLKWTAILSCVLATALMSGTAAFAKSAEQHGNKGGNAAVVKTQVEEKKNGSNDNDKKESASSATYGHSESVTSATYGGPNGYKGLLHAIENVKDKPAGAVLANLLLTKYEMKLTDQQKADLEAIQEQDKALSAIADLLDQKGSVVDAVYVQKEAIKANAKNLAGYQKLGKLYKKSGKTGVNLFVNGDETIPAVAPIIRDGSTLVPFRAIAEALQAEVVYNPADRTVTVTRDGISVKLVLNSKTAYVNGKAVQLDATAIVVKGSTVVPVRFVSESLNSTVKWEPVSQSVVIYDNP from the coding sequence ATGAATAAACTCAAATGGACGGCGATCCTGTCCTGCGTCCTGGCCACTGCTTTGATGTCCGGAACGGCGGCATTCGCCAAGTCGGCCGAGCAGCACGGCAACAAAGGCGGCAACGCGGCCGTCGTTAAAACGCAGGTCGAAGAGAAGAAGAACGGATCCAATGACAACGATAAAAAGGAAAGCGCTTCATCCGCTACATACGGCCATTCGGAAAGCGTCACATCCGCTACATACGGAGGTCCGAACGGCTACAAAGGCCTGCTCCATGCCATCGAGAACGTCAAGGACAAGCCCGCCGGCGCCGTTTTGGCCAATCTCTTGCTCACAAAGTACGAGATGAAGCTAACGGATCAGCAGAAGGCGGATCTGGAAGCCATTCAAGAACAAGACAAGGCCCTGTCCGCGATCGCCGACTTGCTCGATCAAAAGGGCAGCGTCGTCGACGCCGTGTACGTGCAAAAGGAAGCCATCAAAGCCAACGCCAAAAACCTGGCCGGCTACCAGAAGCTTGGCAAGCTGTATAAAAAGTCGGGCAAGACCGGCGTGAACCTGTTCGTCAACGGGGACGAGACGATTCCCGCGGTAGCGCCGATCATCCGCGACGGCAGTACGCTGGTGCCTTTCCGCGCCATTGCCGAGGCACTGCAGGCAGAAGTCGTCTATAACCCCGCCGACCGCACGGTTACCGTGACCCGCGACGGCATATCCGTCAAGCTCGTCTTGAACAGCAAGACCGCATACGTAAACGGGAAAGCCGTTCAATTGGACGCGACCGCGATCGTCGTGAAGGGCAGCACCGTCGTTCCCGTGCGTTTCGTCAGCGAATCGCTGAACTCGACGGTCAAGTGGGAGCCGGTATCCCAATCGGTGGTGATCTACGACAATCCGTAA
- a CDS encoding SRPBCC family protein, whose protein sequence is MSNGENELATSREYRFPRKLVYEAWTTPEWLARWWGPKGFTNTFEVCDIRPGGEWRFTMHGPDGKNYPNVSAFVEVMPQERVAIEHLSGHKFRVTATFETLADGGTLVTFNQRFKHKRAFEQAKPYCIEGNEQNLDRLGELLEELAQRV, encoded by the coding sequence ATGAGTAACGGCGAGAATGAACTGGCGACGTCGCGCGAGTATCGTTTCCCGAGGAAGCTTGTCTACGAGGCTTGGACGACCCCCGAGTGGCTGGCGCGGTGGTGGGGTCCGAAGGGGTTTACGAATACGTTCGAGGTGTGCGACATCAGGCCTGGTGGCGAATGGCGATTCACTATGCACGGGCCGGACGGCAAAAACTATCCGAACGTGAGCGCGTTCGTCGAGGTCATGCCGCAGGAGCGCGTCGCGATCGAGCATCTGTCGGGCCATAAATTCAGGGTGACGGCCACGTTCGAGACGCTTGCGGACGGCGGCACGCTCGTCACGTTCAACCAGCGCTTTAAGCACAAACGGGCGTTCGAGCAGGCCAAGCCTTACTGTATCGAAGGCAATGAGCAGAATCTCGACCGGCTGGGCGAACTGCTGGAAGAACTCGCTCAGAGAGTTTGA
- a CDS encoding LysM peptidoglycan-binding domain-containing protein → MTIFNGGFFMNRGFIPGGGFGGGFGGGFGRPFFRPFPHPFFPGRALFPFFFFSPFFFPFFRDGQSDDMLFAQHQAQAGDTLASVSHKYNIPHAILEEANPQLSNPSRLQAGEMVYIPRISNMMCQKSYTEMPATEQQAQPTTQGQY, encoded by the coding sequence ATGACCATTTTTAACGGAGGTTTTTTTATGAATCGTGGATTTATCCCCGGTGGCGGCTTTGGGGGAGGCTTTGGCGGCGGTTTTGGCCGTCCATTCTTTCGTCCCTTTCCCCATCCCTTTTTTCCCGGACGCGCCTTGTTTCCGTTTTTCTTCTTTTCTCCGTTCTTTTTCCCTTTCTTCAGGGACGGACAATCGGACGACATGCTGTTCGCGCAGCATCAAGCCCAAGCCGGCGATACGTTAGCATCGGTAAGCCACAAATACAATATCCCCCATGCGATTCTCGAAGAGGCCAACCCGCAGCTGTCCAACCCGAGCCGGCTTCAGGCAGGAGAGATGGTGTACATCCCTCGCATTTCCAACATGATGTGTCAAAAGTCTTACACGGAAATGCCGGCAACGGAGCAGCAGGCGCAACCGACGACGCAAGGCCAATATTAA
- a CDS encoding endonuclease/exonuclease/phosphatase family protein: protein MIRLEWKVMTFNLRTNVPSDGDNAWPHRPQAVAKAILRHDPDVVCVQEALYAMLLDLAPLLPAYAWVGEGRRGGQADEHCAIWYKKRKAAVAEYGSFGLSETPELLGELGWGADYPRMCTWARLVAKADEGENGGNGGNGGNGGNGRNEGGLTVFNTHLDHVSEPAQVNGMRLILDRIGALRARSGTPVVLTGDFNVGPGHAVVRGLEQAGYVNGYSALLGGGGAGAAGATFHDFRGGEAGEPIDYIFASPDVVVSQIEVDRGQYEGRYPSDHYPVCAVLSAK, encoded by the coding sequence GTGATCCGCTTGGAATGGAAAGTCATGACGTTTAATCTGCGTACCAACGTCCCTTCGGATGGAGACAATGCCTGGCCGCATCGGCCGCAAGCCGTTGCCAAGGCGATCTTGCGCCACGATCCGGACGTCGTGTGCGTGCAGGAGGCGCTTTATGCGATGCTGCTGGATCTTGCGCCGCTGCTCCCCGCTTATGCCTGGGTGGGCGAGGGACGGCGCGGCGGGCAAGCGGACGAGCACTGCGCCATTTGGTATAAGAAGCGGAAAGCAGCCGTGGCGGAATACGGCAGCTTCGGACTGTCGGAGACGCCGGAACTTCTCGGCGAGCTGGGCTGGGGCGCGGACTATCCGCGGATGTGCACGTGGGCGAGGCTGGTGGCCAAAGCGGACGAAGGCGAGAATGGCGGGAATGGCGGGAATGGCGGGAATGGCGGGAATGGCAGGAATGAAGGCGGGCTGACGGTGTTCAACACGCATCTCGACCATGTCAGCGAGCCGGCGCAAGTGAACGGGATGCGGCTGATCCTGGATCGGATCGGAGCGCTGCGTGCGCGGTCGGGGACGCCGGTCGTGCTGACGGGTGACTTCAATGTCGGTCCCGGACACGCTGTCGTGCGCGGATTGGAGCAGGCGGGGTACGTGAACGGCTATTCGGCGCTGCTTGGCGGCGGCGGAGCCGGGGCGGCCGGCGCGACGTTCCATGACTTCCGGGGCGGCGAGGCGGGGGAGCCGATCGATTACATTTTCGCTTCGCCCGACGTCGTCGTGTCGCAGATCGAAGTGGACCGTGGCCAGTACGAGGGGCGGTATCCGTCGGATCACTATCCCGTGTGCGCGGTATTGTCGGCAAAATAG
- a CDS encoding PKD domain-containing protein — MKKKSILAFVTAFSMIASFLGLWPVLPAGIALATGTTYYVSPTGSAANTGLTTGSPWTLTKAAATVTAGDTVLFMDGVYTEQLVPLNSGTAGNPITYKALNPRQATLTYTVTTNPMDNHMVIKIKGKSYLTISGFKVKGNLNYGKWLLLDSSDGTATGTKNTNITISDNAFSYATGGWGPRAPFAVNYTEQLKLLNNTMTEAYDGDDLISFANSSKLLIQGNDFSKARHTVVVFGYAGAYNSVNDVVVRSNVFNSQWSRNFEVFPNSRYLFEGNVFAEQRYGSGNASSRDSIHADRLIFRNNRFIRNYSGGTLSSAPYNDGSTDLYFTNSAFYNNVFAENEVFAFLFGGNGVYRIKNDFFKNNIFYNNDQNASNRNLRYFERKVNPDGTQTFAFIDNNFWNGAGKPPYILGTNNNFVFSDNDYKLWTLAEVETMSDAAGSQVPQFDDNTNVNPLFADPGNYDFTLQSGSPMIDGGTNLTTASAAGTASTALNVVNPNYFFDGWGIGGETGDVISVGSATNRARITNIAYSTDPTTGVVTGGTLTLDTPLTWSSGASVSIAYAGSAPDLGIVETGATAPASLQVTTGTFKSTAGTSIAFDAGVFGSFTPVSYAWRFGDGSTGTGATPSHAYSQPGQYTVYATATDAAGKTVSGVTYVIVNAADYLSQPMVYHSFDADDRLYAQVFRYSERGNEVPSVTRQFDGTNGVIHVPYNSANTETKQLRYAYYPTDWNINQFPIVSAKYKVNPGTPLLLALEAYPVGRDQQDNQMYPIAATASANEPTAAYTLIDDGEWHTIEVDARDIRDLGGIYANLNYLRSAGFRIKSAGSAGMEYWVDDFSIKPDVTP, encoded by the coding sequence GTGAAAAAGAAAAGCATCCTCGCGTTCGTGACCGCATTCAGCATGATTGCCTCGTTCCTCGGGCTCTGGCCGGTGTTGCCCGCAGGCATCGCCCTGGCGACGGGTACGACTTACTATGTCAGTCCGACCGGCAGCGCAGCCAACACCGGTCTCACGACCGGCTCGCCCTGGACGTTGACCAAGGCGGCGGCCACGGTAACGGCCGGCGACACCGTGCTGTTCATGGACGGCGTCTATACCGAGCAGCTCGTCCCGCTGAACAGCGGCACGGCCGGCAATCCGATCACCTACAAGGCGCTGAATCCGCGGCAAGCCACACTCACTTATACGGTGACGACGAACCCGATGGACAATCATATGGTCATCAAGATCAAAGGGAAGTCTTACCTGACGATTAGCGGCTTTAAGGTGAAGGGCAACCTGAATTACGGCAAATGGCTGCTCCTCGATAGCAGCGACGGCACTGCGACCGGGACCAAGAACACCAACATCACGATCTCGGACAACGCGTTCAGCTATGCCACGGGCGGCTGGGGGCCTCGCGCGCCATTCGCCGTCAACTATACCGAGCAGCTGAAGCTGCTGAACAACACGATGACCGAAGCGTACGACGGAGACGATCTAATTTCCTTCGCCAACAGCTCCAAGCTGCTCATCCAGGGCAACGACTTCAGCAAAGCCAGGCATACCGTCGTCGTATTCGGTTACGCCGGCGCCTATAACAGCGTCAACGACGTTGTCGTGCGCAGCAATGTGTTCAACAGCCAGTGGAGCCGCAACTTCGAGGTATTTCCGAACAGCCGGTACCTGTTCGAGGGCAACGTATTCGCCGAGCAGCGCTATGGGTCCGGCAACGCGTCGTCGCGGGATTCGATCCACGCCGACCGGCTCATTTTCCGCAACAATCGCTTCATCCGCAACTACAGCGGCGGCACGCTGAGCAGCGCGCCATACAATGACGGATCGACCGATTTGTACTTTACGAACTCCGCTTTCTACAACAACGTATTTGCCGAAAACGAAGTATTCGCCTTCCTGTTCGGCGGCAACGGCGTGTATAGGATCAAGAACGACTTTTTCAAAAACAACATTTTCTACAACAACGACCAGAACGCGTCCAACCGCAACTTAAGGTACTTCGAGCGCAAGGTCAATCCCGACGGCACCCAGACGTTTGCCTTTATCGACAACAACTTCTGGAATGGCGCCGGGAAGCCCCCTTACATCCTCGGCACCAACAACAACTTCGTATTCAGCGACAACGACTACAAGCTGTGGACGCTGGCCGAGGTCGAGACGATGTCGGACGCCGCAGGCTCCCAGGTGCCGCAGTTCGACGACAACACGAACGTGAATCCGCTGTTCGCGGACCCGGGCAATTACGACTTCACCCTCCAGTCCGGCAGTCCGATGATCGACGGCGGCACGAATCTGACGACGGCCTCGGCCGCCGGCACCGCAAGCACTGCGCTGAACGTCGTCAACCCGAACTACTTCTTCGACGGCTGGGGCATCGGCGGCGAGACGGGCGACGTCATCTCGGTCGGTTCCGCGACGAATCGCGCACGGATCACGAACATCGCGTATTCGACAGATCCGACCACCGGCGTCGTAACCGGCGGCACGCTTACGCTGGATACCCCGCTCACCTGGTCGAGCGGCGCTTCCGTCAGCATCGCCTATGCCGGCAGCGCGCCCGACCTCGGCATCGTGGAGACGGGCGCGACGGCGCCTGCGTCCCTGCAAGTCACGACCGGCACGTTCAAGTCCACCGCGGGTACCTCGATTGCGTTCGATGCCGGCGTATTCGGCAGCTTCACGCCCGTGTCCTACGCTTGGCGCTTCGGGGACGGCTCGACAGGCACGGGAGCGACGCCGAGCCATGCCTATTCGCAGCCGGGGCAGTATACGGTCTACGCCACGGCGACGGACGCGGCCGGCAAGACGGTCTCCGGCGTGACGTACGTCATCGTGAACGCGGCGGATTATTTGAGCCAGCCGATGGTGTACCACTCGTTCGACGCGGACGATCGTCTGTATGCGCAGGTATTCCGCTATAGCGAGCGCGGCAATGAGGTGCCTAGCGTCACCCGCCAGTTCGATGGCACCAACGGCGTGATCCATGTGCCCTACAACAGCGCCAACACCGAGACCAAGCAGCTCCGGTACGCCTACTATCCGACGGACTGGAACATCAACCAGTTCCCGATCGTCAGCGCCAAGTACAAGGTGAACCCGGGCACGCCGCTCCTGCTCGCGCTCGAAGCCTATCCGGTCGGCAGAGACCAGCAGGACAACCAGATGTACCCGATCGCGGCGACCGCTTCGGCGAATGAGCCGACGGCGGCCTACACCCTCATCGACGACGGGGAATGGCACACGATCGAGGTCGACGCGAGGGACATCCGGGATCTCGGCGGCATCTACGCGAACCTGAACTACCTGCGGTCCGCCGGCTTTCGGATCAAGTCCGCCGGCTCGGCCGGCATGGAGTACTGGGTCGACGACTTCAGCATCAAGCCTGACGTTACGCCTTGA
- a CDS encoding cache domain-containing sensor histidine kinase, giving the protein MTMLGAPVRKLWSYVQDLKIQHKLILIFFFLMIVPLGAFTLLAYRQTAQTIQKNTVYSANQSFEQAASSLESRIRSASLISDYIILDEEAIRIFGRMDSAAYAIPSQVKDGTYLLRMFRYLLRNQDIFLIRLFVPDELVFAGDGQSIYGLSGVREAPWYGRLLGSNGKLLLTPTTTQYTETTGAVSQHPVLSTLRLVKNPNDYARNMGVLSVDILQSDVQAMLEQAARLTGSGIVYLADADGGIVQSSADAAQTARWRIADNPAAPWKRVKVNGKDAIVGYRAIAGSDWRMVSVIPLEDIFAASAHQRNVLILVMLAMTVVAYGLAYISSFSSTRRIYRLIFKMRQVQSGHLSVIHQNFGRDEIGELADSYNFMIKKIEVLIDEQFKTGQAMKNAELKLVQAELKALQSQINPHFLYNTLDLINWMAIKHDNPDIESLIGSLSSFYKLSLRKGRDIVSIEDELQHLQTYVDIQNHRFEDSIRLVLDVDPDILDCEIPKITLQPLAENSIMHGIQMKPDKRGTVTVSGRLEDGAIVLRVRDDGVGMSEAALSGMLERPSRDEYHGFGVYNIHERLKLSFGAPYGLRFESKLGEGTAVEIRIPPAKGLGNAS; this is encoded by the coding sequence ATGACGATGCTCGGCGCGCCGGTGCGCAAGCTTTGGTCGTACGTGCAGGATCTCAAGATCCAGCACAAGCTCATCCTGATTTTCTTTTTTCTGATGATCGTGCCGCTCGGCGCCTTTACGCTGCTCGCCTACAGGCAGACCGCCCAGACCATTCAGAAAAACACGGTCTATTCGGCCAACCAGTCGTTCGAGCAAGCGGCTTCTTCGCTCGAGTCCAGAATCCGCAGCGCGTCGCTGATCTCCGACTATATTATTCTCGACGAGGAGGCGATCCGAATCTTCGGCCGCATGGACAGCGCCGCCTACGCCATCCCTTCGCAGGTCAAGGACGGCACGTACCTGCTGCGGATGTTCCGTTACCTGCTGCGCAATCAGGACATCTTCCTCATCCGCCTGTTCGTGCCGGACGAGCTTGTATTCGCGGGCGACGGCCAGTCGATCTACGGCCTGAGCGGCGTACGCGAAGCGCCCTGGTACGGGCGGCTGCTCGGCAGCAACGGCAAATTGCTGCTGACGCCAACGACGACGCAATATACCGAGACGACAGGCGCGGTCTCGCAGCATCCGGTATTGTCCACGCTGCGCCTGGTGAAAAACCCGAACGACTACGCGAGAAATATGGGCGTGCTGAGCGTAGACATTCTGCAGAGCGACGTACAGGCGATGCTCGAGCAGGCCGCCCGCCTCACGGGCTCCGGCATCGTCTATCTCGCGGACGCCGACGGCGGCATCGTCCAGTCCTCCGCGGATGCGGCGCAGACGGCGCGCTGGCGCATCGCGGACAATCCGGCGGCGCCTTGGAAACGCGTAAAAGTGAACGGCAAAGATGCAATTGTCGGCTATCGGGCGATCGCAGGATCCGACTGGCGGATGGTGAGCGTCATTCCGCTCGAGGATATATTCGCCGCCAGCGCGCACCAGCGGAACGTGCTCATCCTCGTCATGCTCGCCATGACCGTCGTAGCCTACGGACTCGCCTATATCAGCTCGTTTTCCAGCACGCGGCGCATCTATCGTCTCATCTTCAAAATGAGGCAGGTGCAAAGCGGCCATCTGTCCGTCATCCATCAGAACTTCGGCAGGGACGAGATCGGCGAGCTGGCGGACTCTTATAACTTCATGATCAAAAAAATCGAAGTGCTGATCGACGAGCAGTTCAAGACCGGCCAAGCGATGAAAAACGCGGAGCTGAAGCTGGTTCAGGCCGAGCTGAAGGCGCTGCAGTCGCAGATCAATCCTCACTTTTTGTACAACACGCTCGATCTGATCAACTGGATGGCCATCAAGCATGACAATCCGGACATCGAGTCGCTCATCGGGTCCCTCTCGAGCTTCTACAAGCTGAGCCTCAGGAAGGGCCGGGACATCGTCTCGATCGAGGACGAGCTGCAGCATCTGCAAACGTACGTCGACATTCAGAACCACCGGTTCGAAGACAGCATCCGGCTGGTGCTGGACGTCGATCCGGACATCCTGGACTGCGAGATTCCGAAAATCACGCTGCAGCCGTTGGCCGAAAACAGCATCATGCACGGTATCCAGATGAAGCCGGACAAGCGCGGCACGGTGACCGTCAGCGGCAGGCTCGAGGACGGCGCGATCGTGCTCCGCGTGCGGGACGACGGCGTCGGCATGAGCGAGGCGGCATTGTCCGGCATGCTTGAGCGGCCCTCGCGGGACGAGTACCATGGCTTCGGCGTCTATAACATCCATGAACGGTTGAAATTGTCCTTCGGCGCGCCGTACGGCCTGCGCTTCGAGAGCAAGCTTGGCGAAGGCACCGCCGTAGAGATACGGATTCCCCCGGCGAAGGGGCTCGGAAACGCCTCGTGA
- a CDS encoding response regulator, which translates to MAKLIIVDDEKSTREGLVQYIPWNSLGIDEVESAGSGPEALEAAARMRPDILLSDIRMPGMNGIEFATRLRLVLPDCKIIFLSGYADKEYLKSAIQLRAVHYLEKPINRPELMRAVRETVDALALERITTAESDAIIREKLALDLSRARSDPADLAQPLKYAFGEAQTGSRFIASILRIDIHTDSSADAGRNDIDRNYREPIRRAIDEAFASPLYRHVAGFIDNRHAVVHFSGIGITSRSLPPAVLGKLRAMLEQTAGVEVDLFMGVGKPTDSISEISASYANAESALQRRFFVGPNQVAFYEEPAPGTPSDPLDDSRLLPFISSLHAFDTDQALRDIVRIHDEIRLRPDLPVGQVRTFFYGMLLELETFAAKHNVPLAEAHELAYARDEFFRLPDLAAVQAELLRRVEAAMSRIQSKNNNGQHVYAIMQYIRAHYHDDRLSINRMAEHLYLTPTYLCRIFKERTGKTINRHITEVRIEKAKEYLKDGRVKLSDVSSRVGYQSANHFTKLFKKMTGLNPSEFRERQ; encoded by the coding sequence ATGGCGAAGCTGATTATCGTAGACGACGAAAAATCGACGAGAGAGGGACTGGTCCAATACATTCCATGGAACAGTCTCGGCATCGACGAGGTGGAGAGCGCCGGCTCCGGACCGGAAGCGCTCGAGGCGGCCGCGCGGATGCGGCCCGACATCCTGCTGTCCGACATCCGGATGCCCGGCATGAACGGCATCGAGTTCGCGACCCGGCTCCGGCTCGTACTGCCGGACTGCAAGATCATCTTCTTGAGCGGCTACGCGGACAAGGAATATCTGAAGTCGGCGATCCAGCTGCGCGCCGTCCACTACCTGGAGAAGCCGATCAACCGGCCGGAGCTGATGCGGGCCGTTCGCGAGACAGTCGACGCCCTCGCCCTGGAACGGATCACGACGGCGGAGAGCGACGCGATCATCCGGGAGAAGCTCGCGCTGGACCTGAGCCGAGCCCGCTCCGATCCGGCCGATCTTGCGCAGCCGCTCAAGTATGCGTTCGGCGAGGCGCAGACCGGCAGTCGCTTTATCGCGAGCATTCTCAGGATCGATATCCATACGGATAGCAGTGCGGACGCCGGTCGCAATGACATCGACCGCAATTACAGGGAGCCGATCCGGCGCGCGATCGACGAGGCGTTCGCCAGTCCGCTCTACCGTCACGTCGCCGGCTTTATCGACAACCGGCACGCCGTCGTCCACTTCAGCGGCATCGGCATCACGAGCCGCAGCCTCCCGCCCGCGGTGCTGGGCAAGCTCAGAGCCATGCTCGAACAAACGGCGGGCGTCGAGGTCGATTTGTTCATGGGGGTCGGCAAGCCGACGGACAGCATCTCCGAGATTAGCGCTTCCTACGCGAATGCCGAATCGGCTCTTCAGCGCCGGTTCTTCGTCGGTCCGAACCAGGTCGCGTTCTACGAGGAGCCGGCCCCGGGCACGCCGTCCGATCCGCTCGACGACTCGCGTCTCCTGCCCTTTATCTCCAGTCTCCATGCGTTCGACACGGATCAGGCGCTGCGCGATATCGTCCGTATTCACGACGAGATCCGGCTGCGGCCCGATCTGCCCGTCGGCCAGGTCAGGACGTTCTTCTACGGCATGCTCTTGGAGCTGGAAACCTTCGCCGCGAAGCACAACGTCCCGCTTGCCGAAGCGCATGAGCTCGCTTACGCCCGTGACGAATTTTTCAGGTTGCCCGACCTGGCCGCCGTCCAAGCCGAGCTGCTGCGCAGGGTCGAAGCGGCGATGAGTCGCATTCAGTCGAAAAACAACAACGGACAGCACGTTTACGCCATTATGCAGTATATTCGGGCGCATTATCACGACGACCGTCTGTCGATCAACCGGATGGCCGAGCATCTGTATCTCACGCCGACCTATCTGTGCCGGATTTTCAAAGAAAGAACGGGAAAAACGATCAACAGGCACATTACCGAGGTTCGGATCGAAAAGGCCAAGGAATACCTGAAGGACGGCCGGGTGAAGCTGTCCGACGTCTCGAGCCGGGTCGGGTATCAGAGCGCCAACCATTTCACCAAGCTGTTCAAGAAGATGACGGGCCTGAACCCCTCAGAATTCAGGGAACGGCAATGA
- a CDS encoding ABC transporter substrate-binding protein, whose amino-acid sequence MYRKRTNSGFILSSLLAAMIIFTGCSNNAGSGSNASPGASASASPSAEASGTQSASPSAAAPSGPDISKKVELSMYLPSDGAPDAKLIHEELNKMTERDINATVKITFLSNDAYNLMLSSGEKFDLIFAANYMNYADNARRGAFKEITPEMLSTYAPQSAKEDKDKLAGGYVGGKMFAIPTLAASFNYSAYVVRGDLMKKYNVPDIKTIDDFGVYLDAVAKNEKSMIPYNMGKNDAWTLCALYFGNNNLMAPGAPNCTSPIALKKDDPSLQLLYTFDLPETTAFIKKMKQWKDAGYWSKNALSNTVSLNDSFKNGKNAALITSIPGANNIYNEVNKSHPEWDLRIYPAFQGSIDRYSYMAGGMAIGAKSENAERALMLLDLLRYNEDYNMLTQYGFEGTHYTINDKGDIVFPADSKYPPNAAGTWGWTNETYTKVFDGSFPNYAELLADAKSRYVPNPLVDFTIDAKEISDVTTNLSNLFTQYAGPLYMGFTNDVDAGIQEYKDQLKKAGVERYKEAAQAQIDAYMKSK is encoded by the coding sequence ATGTACAGAAAACGCACCAATTCAGGCTTCATTCTATCATCGCTGCTCGCGGCCATGATTATCTTCACCGGCTGCTCGAATAACGCGGGAAGCGGCTCGAACGCGAGTCCAGGCGCTTCCGCATCGGCGAGTCCGTCCGCCGAAGCTTCCGGAACGCAGAGCGCCTCGCCGTCGGCAGCGGCGCCATCGGGCCCTGACATCTCGAAGAAAGTCGAGCTCAGCATGTATCTGCCGTCGGACGGCGCACCCGACGCCAAGCTGATCCACGAGGAACTGAACAAGATGACCGAACGGGACATCAATGCCACGGTCAAGATCACCTTCCTGTCCAACGACGCCTACAATCTGATGTTGTCCTCCGGCGAGAAGTTCGATCTCATTTTCGCCGCCAACTACATGAACTACGCGGACAACGCCAGAAGAGGCGCCTTCAAGGAGATCACGCCGGAGATGCTGAGCACGTACGCGCCGCAGTCCGCCAAGGAAGACAAGGATAAGCTGGCCGGCGGCTACGTCGGCGGCAAGATGTTCGCCATCCCGACGCTGGCAGCGAGCTTTAACTACAGCGCCTACGTCGTTCGCGGCGACCTGATGAAGAAGTACAACGTGCCGGACATCAAGACGATCGACGACTTCGGCGTCTATCTGGATGCGGTCGCCAAAAACGAGAAGAGCATGATCCCCTATAACATGGGCAAGAACGACGCCTGGACGCTCTGCGCCCTGTACTTCGGCAACAACAACCTGATGGCGCCGGGCGCGCCGAACTGCACGAGCCCGATCGCGCTCAAGAAAGACGATCCGTCGCTCCAGCTCCTGTACACGTTCGACTTGCCTGAGACGACGGCCTTCATCAAGAAGATGAAGCAATGGAAGGACGCCGGCTACTGGTCCAAAAACGCGCTGTCGAACACGGTCAGCCTGAACGATTCGTTCAAAAACGGCAAAAACGCCGCGCTGATCACCAGCATACCTGGCGCGAACAATATCTATAACGAAGTGAACAAGTCGCATCCCGAGTGGGATCTGCGGATCTACCCCGCCTTCCAGGGCTCGATCGACCGCTACTCCTACATGGCTGGGGGCATGGCAATCGGCGCGAAGTCCGAGAACGCGGAGCGTGCGCTCATGCTGCTCGATCTGCTGCGGTACAACGAAGACTACAACATGCTGACGCAGTATGGTTTCGAGGGCACGCACTATACGATCAACGATAAGGGCGACATCGTCTTTCCTGCCGACAGCAAGTACCCGCCGAACGCGGCCGGCACATGGGGCTGGACGAACGAGACCTATACCAAAGTGTTCGACGGCTCGTTCCCGAACTACGCCGAGCTGCTTGCGGACGCCAAGTCGCGGTATGTGCCCAATCCGCTGGTCGACTTCACCATCGACGCCAAGGAGATCAGCGACGTCACCACCAACCTGAGCAACCTGTTCACACAGTATGCGGGACCGCTGTACATGGGCTTCACGAACGACGTGGACGCGGGCATCCAGGAGTACAAGGATCAATTGAAAAAAGCCGGCGTCGAGCGTTACAAAGAAGCCGCGCAGGCCCAGATCGACGCTTATATGAAGAGCAAATAA